The genomic region GCGAGGCGCATCACGGCGGGGCCTGGAAGGTTGCCTATGCCGACTTCGTCACGGCCATGATGGTCTTCTTCCTGCTGATGTGGCTGCTGAACTCCACGTCCGAGGAACAGAAGCGTGGACTTGCCGATTATTTCTCGGCCAGTTCCACGATTGGCAGCATGAAGTCCGGCAAGGACATGCCGCTCGGTGGCAAGACCCCGTACGACGAGGGGGAACTGGTCTCCGACCGCGGCACCATGAGCATCATGCCGGCCGATGCCATCGCGCCACCCGAGCCCGAGGAGGAAGAGGACGCCGAGTCCTCGCAGCAATCCCGCACTCTGCGGCGCACGGCCGACGCCGGCAGCGGCCCTGGCAAGGTCGCGGGGCCGGGTGCGAGCGATGCGGCACCGGCCAGGTTCGATGCGTCCGGGCGTGCCCTGGCGCGGGAGCCGGTTCCGCTGCAGGCGATGTTGCTGCCGGCCGAAGCGGGGCGTGCCGAACAGGACCCCCGCGAGCAGACAGCACGCGAACAAGCGATGCGCGAACAGGCGATGCGCGAGCGTGACACCTTCGCTCGGGCGGCCGAGCAGATCCGTGCCGCCGTTCGCTCCGATCCGGCGCTGAACGAGCTGGCGCGCCAGATCGCCATTGATGAAACCCCGGAAGGGCTGCGCATTCAGATCCTCGACGAGGATCGCCTGCCGATGTTCGCTACCGGCTCGGCGGTGCTGAACGAACGCGCCCGGCGGCTGCTCGAGAAGGTCGTGCCGGTGCTGGCGCGGTTGCCGGAACCGATTTCGCTGGCGGGCCACACCGATGCCACGCCCTATCGTGGCGGCGATCGCAGCAACTGGGAGCTCTCGGCGGACCGCGCCAATGCGACGCGCCGGCTGCTGGTGGAAGCCGGGCTGCAGGACACGCGGTTCCGCAGCGTCACCGGCAATGCCGATCGTGATCCGCTGCTGCCGGCCAATCCCCACGCCGCCGCCAATCGTCGCATCGCCATCGTGGTGCTGCGCGGTACGCCGAAATACTGACTTCAGTTTACAGGCAAACTCATGCTGACGATCGGTGGTCTCGTTTTCCTGCTCATGAGCGTGTTCGGCGGCTATCTGGCCGCCGGCGGTACCCTGGGGCCATTGCTCGAGGCGCTTCCGTTCGAGATGCTGACCATCGGTGGCGCGGCCATCGCAACCTTCCTGATGGCCAACAGCCTCCACCATGTGCGGCACACCCTGTCCGGCCTCGGCCGGGTGGTGAAAGGGGCGGCCTACCGGAAATCCGATTACATCGATCTGCTGAGCCTGCTGTTCTTCTTCACCCGGCTGGCCAACACCAAGGGTGCGATCGCGCTGGAGCCGCATATCGAAAAGCCCGCGGAGAGTGCCGCGTTCCGGCACTTCCCCCGCATCCTGGCGAACTCCCAGGTCTGCTCGATCATCTGCGATTATCTGCGCATGA from Rhodovastum atsumiense harbors:
- a CDS encoding flagellar motor protein MotB; translation: MIRHEESGGEAHHGGAWKVAYADFVTAMMVFFLLMWLLNSTSEEQKRGLADYFSASSTIGSMKSGKDMPLGGKTPYDEGELVSDRGTMSIMPADAIAPPEPEEEEDAESSQQSRTLRRTADAGSGPGKVAGPGASDAAPARFDASGRALAREPVPLQAMLLPAEAGRAEQDPREQTAREQAMREQAMRERDTFARAAEQIRAAVRSDPALNELARQIAIDETPEGLRIQILDEDRLPMFATGSAVLNERARRLLEKVVPVLARLPEPISLAGHTDATPYRGGDRSNWELSADRANATRRLLVEAGLQDTRFRSVTGNADRDPLLPANPHAAANRRIAIVVLRGTPKY